The DNA region AATGTCTAACATTATCTATtcttgtggtgtatgctacttatgtgtcgtcataagtagtatgtaacaccaaccaggagtggaaaacctggcagcagaaggatAAGGAAATCGAGTTGAAGAGGATAGAAagggaaatagaaaggaattacCAATAGGAAGAATTATATAGAATTTGAaagacaaatgatggaaatttgcaGATAAAGTATTCAGTTTacggttctcatattttaccaagattaGAATTAcatcccacttgtgttctcgttcataaCGTTCTAACTGTAAATTTCAGCATATGCTAATTCACCTGACTTACATTACTTAATTCTTCATGTCAAGTAAATTAATCTTAGAAGCATTCAGTCAGATCAGTTGTTGCAGTCACTGATAAAAGGCCTCAGTCACTGTACTTAACTTGTGTTGTGTGACTTTATTACTCAGATTCAACTTATTCAAAAATATTGCTTTTCGCAGAATAGATTAAGTCAAAATCCACAAAAGCGTTATTTCAAATTACGAAGACCAAAGTTAGAGCTTCTTTGTTTACACTTTGCCTGATTCGTATcataataaagaaaaagaagaaaaagacgTTTTATCTAAGAGCAAGATTTGAAAAAGCTTTCATACAGAGATTCCATCATTCATCTGTCATGAATAGTTGTTTGTTACTGTTGCGGAGTCAACAGATATTGAGTATGAAATTTTACTTGGCATAACCTTGCAATTGGTATTGTTAAGTTAATAGATCTACCAAGTTAAGAATATTGTAGCAAAACCCAAGTAACAACAAGAACAACGTATGCACTTAACTCGTCCTACGATTCCCAACAAACGACTGAATTAAGTGTAAAGTATCAAAGTCAAAGAAAAAGATTTTTCTGAGAAAAGAGTTACTTAATTTTTGAGGtatttaatacaataataaCACTTCAAGGCACGATAAAGCAGAATGTAGGTCGATAATTTATTGACAGAATGAAGCCATGTCAAATCAGTAATGGTAGTTAACAAAATTGAAATAAGTACTATGGAATGCCAAATATGAAAGTCGTTATGAATAAACTAATTTTCAGTGaacaacaaatgaattaaagatAAACTAGTATAAATAATCAAAGAAAGcaactataaaaataaaatggataaaCTGTCAAAAATACATGAGAATATCTGAAATCATAATAAGAGGTATTACCAGCTAATCATTGCAAAGTAATGACCATAGCACAAGTCGTTGAATGGAAGTAATAtaatcaacacacacacacgcacaaaaACGAAACATTCGGAAAAAGAATCGGAAATtccaaaacaaatgaaaaacattagaaatttgaATGACCTTCATTCATAAAATCGTAAACTTACAATGTAGTGAATAATCATCACaagtgattgatcactgggtggtgatcaatgtcatgcttgtctagtccttatcagtggagatcgaatgctatcgatcatgttgcaatgtggccaccagtctaggtgactcgacactgtgggcactatatattgagacttagatggtggttggaggtagtcaacaggattGTGAttatatctcagtcctacaggaggtcagtcgcggctcggatagcttagtggtaacgtctctgactgtgaagctgggtgacacgagatcgagtccgccagggagcaccagttccctcaagaaaACAGGTAcaacttgctgacgagtgccaagtagcacgaaacccgggtccagggtttcctgttgactacctccaatcaccatctagTGAATAATCATATTAAAAGTAGTTGGGGGTGAAAAAATACTTAAACTATCATCCGCATATTGTTTGTCTAACCAGTTAGTTGTGGATACACAAATATATTCACCTAAGCATAAAGCCTTTGTTATGAGGAAGAAATACTGTAAATCCGTCTCTCAATTAAGTGTTCGATCTGATTAATACATTcatgaatatattatttattaaatgtcAATATATAAGCAGTTCTATGTGATATCAGGATTAATTACGTTAAGAACTCAAACAACGTTTGCTAAATTTTTGTTGTCTTTAAATAGATCGGTACAATTATGAAGTATAGGAATGAGAGTTAAGATATGTTTCAATGGATACCACTTAAGCTTCTTTTAGCCGTGTATATTTAATATCTAGTGGTTATTGATTCATAATGAGAACAGTATTGTAATAACTGGTTGGTAGGATATAGAAACctttatatttttttcagtCACGCTCCATAGTACTTAAACAAGAATCACTCACTGAATATCAGTACATCCAGCATTTTCGGCGGACAGTTAAGTTTAATACATAGACAGGTGGCATACGTCTAATTGAGTTTATACAGGCTAAGCGAATTATTTACTGCCCACTAGAGATCCGATATCTCTAACTTACTGAATTTAAATAGGTTAAAAATGACCGGCGTAAACGTTTCGTATGTGACTGAACTGAATCAAGTGAACGACGAAATAGGTAAACTAATTTGCATTAAAAGTTCACTTTAACCAAAGAATATTTCTTTGGATAACTCGATAGTCATCGTATTTGATTTATCAAATAAGATGTCGTGTATCTTCCTGCTACAGTAAATGATATATATACTCGCCTCTCTTTGTAGTTTAAGAAGCCTTTTTGTATCATTTTGATATTTCATGCCTCATATAACGTTTGGTTACTGAGAATAAACTGCCACAACTTAAGGGTAAATCGttaaattttattacattttgaataatcttcgttggaaaattattaaattataagaTGTTAATTACGTGCTTTTGTTCTTTCTGTTTATCCTCTCCGGATGCAATAGCCTTATTTGCTCTTTTAAAGAAATTTGGGTCTACATAGATTTTCTTAATGAACAGATGTGCTGAATTAAAACCAATATAACGGCTCAAATGTGTTGGTTTTCGGTAGATATTTATATTAAGAGATCCACTTAAATTTCTTCTAGCAAAGTAATCTAAAAGTGATAGCTCACCATGATCAATTTGATCCTTGTGAGTAAATTTAATTTAGAATGAGAGTGTCTTGACCAGTTTAGGAAAAGTTCGTAACAGATTCTCTCATGACGACAAAAGCACATCCACATATCTGAGCCAAATTCATGGTTTGTAAAACGTTCCGTTGAAGGTAGATAAAGTTAGATCTAAGCATAGATTTGGGGATTTCACTAATAAACTAATGCTTAAAGGAGATCTGCCAGATAAGGTATGATCATTCTCTAGAAAACCATTAGTAAAATCAAGGCATTTATCAATGGGTATACTAGTATAAAAATATACAACATCATAGCTTAACACGATTCTATTCCTTTGAAAAATTAATTCCTATATTTTGACTTTAAGTCAAAGGCATCCCAAGTTTATTAGTTAATGTCAGTAAATATACGCTCAAGAACATTGCTTAATATATGTATTTGAGATAATATACCATTCAATCTGGAAAAGTAGGTAGAGAGCACATAGTTAATAGTAAAACCCATCAATGATGAAAAATACAACATGTAATTATGTTATAATAGTTGACCTGAGACTTTATGCTATATGTTTATGGAATCGAAAGTAGGCTCTTCTTTCTGTTCCACCAATGCACCTACTTTGGCAGGTGCATGCGAATCTCTGTACTCAGTTGGTCAAATCATGAAAGGGGGACCTGTGGATTTTTGACTAGAGTAAAGAACATATCATTATACAAGATCACCGTATAGAAATCGTGGTTgaacactgttgaggaatcccataataggacgagatAACCAGCCAATACAACCTGGTTTTCAGTGCTGGTCTATCTAAGATTAGTTTGGAATTTTAATTATGATAATGTAATTATGTTGAATATATAATGACTTTAATTGCCTACGCTATGAAGCGCTGTAAATATAATGTTTGGCAATATTTGAAATACCGCTTTTCTAATtagattaagaaaaaaaatatagtAAATTTGTGATGAAGGTCGCTTAAGACATAGAAGCATTGTATTAAATACAATACATCTGTCATTTAATTCACAGGAATGCAAATTAATGAGGAGTAAACTTATGTGGTAACTTTAAGTCTGCATTACTTTTGTTTTACAATATTCCAAATCATTATTCGACTAATGAGTTCACGCCTTATTAATTTGCATTCCTGTGAATTAAATGACAGATGTATTGTATTTAATACAATGCTTCTATGTCTTAAGCGACCTTCATCACAAATTTactatattttttttcttaatctaATTAGAAAAGCGGTATTTCAAATATTGCCAAACATTTACAGCGCTTCATAGCGTAGGCAATTAAAGTCATTATATATTCAACATAATTACATTATCATAATTAAAATTCCAAACTAATCTTAGATAGACCAGCACTGAAAACCAGGTTGTATTGGTTGGCTATCTCATCCTATTAtaggattcctcaacagtgttcAACCACGATTTCTTCACGATTAGATCGAGATGTACACACTTATCATTATTCACTGTGAAAATTGACGTTCTTATAGTTCGTTTTAGTTTTGAATACATCCATTATCTTTGTCACGAACTTGCATAAGCCGATTAATTTATCTGTGCTCATTTCTTGTTGTTTCGGGACGGTTCCAGGTATATGGTAATGTACAATAAGCAGTAGTCTAATCACTACTGTACTAATTTTAGTCAGTTTGATAGTTATTTTTGGTTTTGCGTATCTTGCAGTCTAAGTGAGTGCGTTCTCAGGACAGTTGGGGTCCTGGATATCAGCATCTATCATTACCAGTCTGAAGACTGATTGTTTGTATTGTGAAAGTTATAAAGCGATAATTTGAGTGCTAAGAGAAGACGATTACTCATAAGACAATAAGAACCAGCGACTATTGTTTATTAGCGAACAGCACGGATAAAAAAGCTACAAGCAAATCGAGAGAACTTGAAGCAGAGAGGCGAATATGTGTATGCGAGCGAATacagaggcaaatttatagtcaaatccaATCAAGGCTCAGCTAGGCTAGGTAAGGGCTAATAATAAGattcgagtacatatatacatgtgaAAGAGAATGACTCATCGAGAGATATTTAAGATATTAACATTTTAGTTAGAGAGAGATATGTGAGTAGGCTGTCACATataatcataatagtacaaagaaatttGAGAATCGTTACTGTTCggataacattgtctgttaaataagttaatacaaTGTCCTAGCAAAATTTAAACATAATCGAAATCGAGTGTAGGAGACTTGCTATAATGTCTTGGGTTAGTGGGATTAAATGCTTTGAGAAGTGCTGTTGAGGAACATCTCTATGACACAGGGTATCAAGGTGATAAACTGATATCTTTCACCATCATCTATCAATAGTCAAATTCCATTCCTCACAAATTTGCCCAAACTATAGCCATCAAACTACTAGAGCCCGACTTATGTATCCAAAAGGAAACAGTTCCAAATTTTTCCTTACCATTTTTCATTGTAACGATTGCTAACTGGACATTTGCAATCTATAACATCACAAACATTTATACAAAGTAGGATTAGACGATGACAACAGCAACAACAGAAgtattatgaaaatgaatagCAAACAAATTGCAATACCTTAACAATGTGACAGGAACACCTTTTGCCTAAGATAAATTACGAAATTACTACTTCACATCTGTGTGGAATGATGTGCATCTGattgaattgattattatttttttcaagactTATCGACCAATCTATACATGGTACAGTTATAAAGTAAACAACATATTTTTCTAACATTCTTTATAGAAAACTTTATTATTTGACCTTAGTAGTCATCAAAAATAGAATACTATAATAATTAGTAAAGTGGTCAGTAATAATCttgttaattaattttcattatacACAGTATATAAAAGGATAGTCTATGTCTAAAAGATTGTTATATCTACGATAGACAATCACAAAATTCTCTCTGTTTCACTTATAATCTTCTACAAGCAAGGAGTGCAGAATGAAACAGATTTACACTGGTGAGATTATTTCATGAGACTACATTGTTTTGTTCTTTTTATGCGTTAATACACTTTCAATGGTCTATTTTGATGTTCCAGATTATACATATTTTGTCTACATCTACTAATTCTAGTTAAAAAAAAAGTTAGAAAATATTTGTTATTCATTAGTAATTATGTTACTATTTGTATCGGTATTCTCATAAACATCATATTTTATAAGAGATCAGTAACACATTTCGACTAATGGATGTAACGGACAACTAATGACAGTTAGTTTTCCTCATTTCACTTCAGTTACTATCAAAATCGGACTGCTTGACTAAACCCAAAATGGTCGTGTACTACGCCAACTACCATTTAGTAATTGACTACCACAACAAATAACAAATTTCTTTTTTGCCGAACAGTAATTTCTTACCACTTGTGACAGTTCGAATCAATTCCGTTTATTGAGTGTTTGGGTGTGAAAATGCTACTTACATAAAATTAAGTGCATTGCAAAGACAAAATTAAGAAGACACGGTGTGTTATTTTGCAGGTCAACATAGGGTTAATAAGGAAAACCCAAGGTTTATCCATGCACCTCATAATTGAATATCTTTTTTCCAATGTATTGTTAAGTACCAGTTGACAATCATAACCTTGGAAAGTCAGGCTTGACTTCACGTTCTTGAACCAGTGGACTAAATATCACTCAAATCAACACACCCGTGCAATGGACGGGCAAAGTACACAGTTTCTCATCTAAGCTTATGGTGAAATGAGTCATATGGATGGACATCAATATTACAATACTAAGTTTCACAAACAATAAACAGTTCCAAACTTTATTAAAGTAGCTCGTCTTGAAAAACTCTGTTAACTGATATCAAATATGACTATTGCCTTATAAATTATTTCCTCAGTTATCTAATCTCTGATGGAAATTAATAGAATACAGTATACTTTAAAAGTGAAACTTAAAGATAGGTGTTTCGCAATTCAATTATCATAAACCCATATTTAAAATGTGTATTTAGTCATCCACCCATCTTTCCACATCAGTTTGATACCAGTTTTCAAAATTAACACACTCAAGACGATTGACAAAGTTGACAGATAAGATGATATATCAATGTCAAATTATCAACTATCAAAATAGAAAGTAAAATTGGATACATGCTGTCATTATTGGTGTGTTTGACTTCTCTCTCTGAGTGTTAAATGACTATTTTATTAGTGAATTCCCTGTTCTTTGTACAGCTAGATCATAAGAAGTATTACTTACTATGTTACCAGCTAATATATTCATGTTTTAAGAGCAATAAACACTTTCATTGTTGATTTTAACTAAATAAGTATGAAAGTAAAACGTTTGAGTGAATATCCAGGAGTTATCCACTTTCCTCTTATTATCACGTAGTAAACAGGTCACCTTAGTCTTTTTTTTTACATAGAATGACTGGAACATGTTTAAACGGTAGAATTTATCAAGTGTATATTGAACAAATGAACTGGAAACTTGAGGTTGATAAGAATTCAAAATGCAGTTTATTCTCACAATAATTTCACTTACTTTTAATAAAGCCAGTACGTATAAGAAATCCATAATAGATTGAGGTTCATGAATAcgattaaataagttaaattgaAGTGTTCTGATTCTGTTGATCCCGAATTTCCCTGTAATTCGTTGTAATATGATGTCTTAAAAATAGTTGTTGTTTTAGTGGTCATAGGTACTCAGATTTTAGAAAGTATTCATATTTAATTTCTAAATCATTTTGagttcataagcaaagatggatagtggctagcagtggaatccaggatacgcgtttcgccctatctgggactcgtcagctggatgtacctgcatctcagagttcacaacagactgatcaattgcagtcttaaacctcaatgggaagatgcaaGCAAGACAATACGAAGTGCATTTTGAGTTCAGTTTATAATCATCAGTGAAAATATATGCACAACAACAGAAATGTAACTTTGCATTTGCAAATATAACCATAAATGTAAACCAAAGTTTCTTCTTCGTCAACGGAATTTacattgatttttaaaattatgagCATATCCATATCTGGTATAATTAGAATATGTGCACCATATATTATATAAACTCGGAGTTTAACTCAGTTTGAAAAGATTCTTGAATATTTTATCAGTGATAAAAGTATACCCAAATGAAGTTAGTAATCACTACCATTTACTCAATTTTGAacgttcattttaatacagttTATCAGTTTCATACATAAATTAGATACAATAGTTAAACAATTGTTTCAACCAGAATTATGTTGGCATTTTGCAAAACTCTGTGAAATTATTTACGTGTCTTTCTTATAGATAATTCAATACTTCCTCCTGACTACCCAATGGCCGTCACAGATCAACCAACGTCAAAAGTAACATTCAGTGATATACCAGTAACTTTACGTTGTCCGTCATGTGGACTAAATACTTTAACTACTTTGGAGTACAAAAATggtttattaacttacttagcTTGTGGTGGTATATGCCTAATTGGGTAAGTTAATGTTTTATCTGACTGTAATCAATCTATGATTATTGACAAAGTTTAAGTAGAGGATTTTATGTCCACGTTTAAAGGATTAAAGTAAATTGTTTCAACTTGATTAATTAAGCACAATTTTTACTCTGTAGAATTACTGAGCAAATTTcaatcttgtgtagacaatatTTTGCACCAAAGCACGCATTATTCATTAAGTTAGATAAAATATTCATGTTTGATCAGagctgtcatttatttgtttcgcAATTAGTTTGCAGAAAGGTAGGTTAATAAAACAAACAGGATATCTGACTTAAATTTATGTTTGGCACGATGACAAATTAACTCACTTCTATTATGGTGTTATTTAGTAGACATTGATGATAAATTTACTGCAATTATAGAAGATTATACATGAGAAACATGTGGATTTCAATGTTGAGGTTATTTCCTAGTTTAGATTCAGTTATGTTTTCATGTTAATATTCATTGACTTGATGTTAGCTGGTAATGACCGTCGTTTTCTAAGTGGATTGCTGTTATGGTCATCTCACTAGACAAACATAAAAGAGTAATAGGATGTCCATAATTAACATAAaagttgaataataatgatctaTCATACACAAACACATTGACATGAGCACATTTGAACGTATTGTGTTTTGTGTTTGGAGTTAGTCTCGGAGTAACAATAATTAAAGTACAAATTGAAAAGTGTTCTTAAAACATCAATGTGTATGTAAATGAGAAAAATCAATAGCATAGTTGTGatgttaaaatattcaaattacTTTCGTACTTTCGTACCATTATTTCAACTTTTaatgatcaaaataattaacGTGTTTTATTTAGTAGGCAGAAACTGCATCTATTTACCAaatattaattatgaataaCATAAAGGTACACATACACTCACATTCATTGTTTTTCACACTGTAAACTGTTCGCATTATTCACATCTTACTGACTCACACTTTCTTATTTGCTAAAATCAATATCTGAATAGGATTGGATAAGTGTTTTGTGATTTcattctttgatgattttgattatttcacTGAAGAGATTCAGACAAGACTCTTGGATAAAATGTTAGAATTACTTAGATTTCAAATGATATAGATGGAGTAGTATACGTTGAGTAGAGTAATTATAACCAGGATTCTTATTGGCTAATCTAACGGTAATCGCTGTTGATTTCGATATCATAACATGTATAGTTTCTTCTTGGTTTAATTTACTAGCACTGGGTTATCGAAAATTATCCAATCAGACTGCTCCTATTTGATCCTGTCTCCACGATGAATCAGTCAAGTCTCTGCTTCTATTATAACTAGGGTTTACGATATGTCGGTCTttatgtgaaaacaatttgtcTTTTGAAAATGTATGGTTTTGAGaatgaaatgtatttattaGTAAAGAGGACTCTTGGCTGAACCAATAGTTTTATGTGTTAGTCACAGTGTATTTATTtcgtttatttgaaaattttaatgGTTTAGTTTTCATTGGATGGTTCAATGCTATGATACtcatcatcaagaaagtaaaTAAACTGAGATAAAATTGTATGAAACATTTCAGCTAATCCTTGTgagaaacaaaatgaataaaatatattgaatgtGACTTGAAAACAGATTCACAGTCAGCTGAGTAGTGATAGTATCTTCGATTACTCGATTATTGAAACCTTGAAAGTTGATTGTAACCTGATTACAGGTTCCCTGATAGTTTGATGATTGAGTCTATTGGAtaaattttgtatatatattcatcattgGATTGAAGATCCTTAATATTCCCTTTGATCTGACCATATATTTATTCGAGTAAAATAGTCAGATAACAAACGAATTATCGTCAGATAATTTTTTTGTAGGATGAAGTCGATGTAAGAGTTTAGTTGAAACTATGCAACACGACTATGATTAGATACATTTCTTTGGTCAACCTCTTACTTTATGTAAGAAATCAATTTTCCTATTGACGTTTTATTTTTCTCACTTTTGTTAATCCTTCATTTTGATGgctttaaaataaacaaatacctAATGTGGTTACTTGTACCACATAGGCTGTTCTATTAAATCGTTTACATACATGAACTACGTAGTCATACAGCTCTTTCAAAATGTGCATCGGTTGTTCTGTTTCCTGCAAATTTGAATTAAACACAATGGTTGGTATTAGGACAACTTATTCAAGAAACATTTTGCATAAACAAATCAGGATTGACACATATGGAATGCCATTGTATATGATATATATTCTACAGTAATAGCATTACTTTGTTTGAATATCTACTAACAGTTTAAtacaaatcatttttatttattctacatTTTGTGTAGTGGAGTTTTAGGTTGTTGCCTTATACCATGTTGCATGGACAGTTGTAAAGATGTGAATCATATATGTCCACATTGTCGACGTGCCGTGGGAACCTACCACAGATTGGGAAACTGAACGTTCAATACGATAAGAGAAACAAAGTCAACCAATGATAATGAATTCCTATTTGACAAATAAACATAAAGTTCTAATATACTTACAATGTTAAAGTTAACTTTTCTTTTAATCTTGGTTTATGTTGTTAATAAGTTATTTTACGTGATTATTTATTTCTCTTCATTCCTCTGAATTTCTGTTAATTAAATTGTAAGGGCATTTTGTTTAATCAGATGTTTATGGATtaaaataaaatcgttaatgttggaaTGGCCTTTAAGCTAATGTTAGCTTGAATAAGTTCATAtgttaaaatgaaaacaaatatagGTAACATATAGTGAGAGGAATAACAATGTAGTTCAAATCGTATAAAATGTTTAGTGTAAGACTATGTAATGTATGAAGTTAtatgaatttaataaaaaaaatcatagtGTGGCTCGAGTGCCAATTAAATAACTTCTGTTCAGAAAACTAATAGTAATgttgaaacaataataatggtagtgGCAATACtaggaataataaaaatagtaatgATCATAATATAAAGATATGTGAGTAAAAAAACAAAGACAATAATTATCAGcttttaggggttgtggagattgttaagtttttgattgagatcatgaaccgattgatgttagaccatcattgaaaacc from Schistosoma haematobium chromosome ZW, whole genome shotgun sequence includes:
- a CDS encoding hypothetical protein (EggNog:ENOG410VMRT~COG:S) yields the protein MKQIYTDNSILPPDYPMAVTDQPTSKVTFSDIPVTLRCPSCGLNTLTTLEYKNGLLTYLACGGICLIGGVLGCCLIPCCMDSCKDVNHICPHCRRAVGTYHRLGN